Proteins encoded within one genomic window of Bradyrhizobium sp. 186:
- a CDS encoding UPF0182 family protein codes for MTIGITGPERKVPRQSAVVGLIIAAVVIGICLILLWLASDFLVDWLWFSSIGYLQVFWTTIGAKAAVFLAVWTGTAVILWLNGWFALRFARRRSTQLVAAPAWNFAGNAPPDLLALVRDRLPWPRLIAGGAALLALLVAAAEVGNWGVFLRFVYQVPYGTDDPLYNKDIGFYLFSLPAYILIKNWMMLALILSALFAAAIYWVHGDIEYELHRRSMSSTVIAHGSALLGLLFAVKAWSYGLDRYLLLYGDNGVVVGASYTDVHVGLPALWLMIGLSVVAAFAAWANLRVRTYQLPAAAFLLVVIGSFVLSGVIPVLFLQFFVKPSELELERPYIERNIALTRQAYNLDQIAAKPFAAEQKLSFKTLDANKATIDNIRLWDWLPLSDTYAQLQEIRTYYKFHHLDVDRYWLDGSYQSVMLSARELRPSLLPPNAQTWVNRHVLFTHGNGAVMSPVTRKSTEGLPLLYLRDIPPVADGGPKIHEPRIYYGERSDDYVIVKGSTPEFDYPKGKDNVYAAYDGAGGVPIGAMVWRGLFAYYFNDPNLLLSSYITTDSRIMIRRNIGERVRTIAPFLRLDHDPYLVISNGRMFWMQDAYTVSSYFPSAQPAQDQDINYIRNSVKVTIDAYNGSVDFYLMDTADPVAATYRRIFPDLFKPFSAMPTDLRRHIRYPEDLFLIQAQLYQSYHMETADVFYNREDLWQFPRQPGGGGVATMAPYYIIMRLPGEPQAEFFLMLPMVPSRRDNMIAWLAARCDAPDYGKLIVYEFPKEKLVYGPFQIEARINQSTEISQQITLWNQMGSRVIRGANLLVIPIENSILYVTPLYLRAEHGHLPELKRVIAAYGEHVVMKETLDEALSALFIEPGAVRPVSSTKEEMPVTRPSASQAREALDRYNQAVERLKSGDWKAFGTQFDAMRELLEEMNRHSADH; via the coding sequence ATGACGATCGGGATTACCGGACCCGAACGGAAGGTACCAAGGCAAAGTGCCGTGGTCGGGCTCATCATTGCGGCCGTCGTCATTGGGATTTGCCTGATCCTGCTCTGGCTCGCGAGCGACTTCCTGGTCGACTGGCTGTGGTTTTCCTCGATCGGTTATCTGCAGGTTTTTTGGACGACAATCGGCGCCAAGGCTGCCGTCTTTCTTGCGGTCTGGACCGGAACCGCCGTCATACTTTGGTTGAACGGATGGTTCGCACTGCGCTTTGCCCGACGGCGGTCGACACAGCTTGTCGCCGCTCCGGCGTGGAACTTCGCGGGCAACGCGCCGCCTGATCTGCTTGCGCTTGTACGCGATCGACTGCCGTGGCCCCGGTTGATCGCAGGCGGGGCAGCTTTGCTCGCTCTGCTTGTCGCCGCCGCAGAAGTTGGCAACTGGGGCGTCTTCCTGCGGTTTGTCTATCAGGTGCCATATGGCACAGACGATCCGCTCTACAACAAGGACATCGGCTTCTATCTATTCTCGCTGCCCGCCTACATCCTCATCAAGAACTGGATGATGCTCGCGCTCATTCTGAGCGCGCTCTTCGCCGCGGCGATCTACTGGGTGCACGGCGATATCGAATACGAGCTTCATCGCCGATCAATGTCGTCGACGGTGATTGCCCACGGCTCGGCGCTGCTCGGTCTTCTCTTCGCGGTGAAGGCCTGGTCCTATGGTCTCGATCGCTATCTGCTGCTCTACGGTGATAACGGCGTGGTCGTCGGCGCAAGCTACACCGATGTCCACGTGGGGCTGCCGGCCTTGTGGTTGATGATCGGACTTTCGGTCGTCGCGGCGTTCGCCGCGTGGGCAAACTTGCGGGTGCGCACCTACCAGCTTCCTGCAGCCGCGTTCCTGCTGGTCGTGATCGGGTCTTTCGTGCTGTCCGGCGTGATTCCCGTGCTGTTCCTGCAGTTCTTCGTCAAGCCAAGCGAATTAGAGCTGGAGAGGCCCTATATCGAACGCAACATCGCGCTGACCCGGCAGGCATACAATCTCGATCAGATCGCAGCCAAGCCGTTTGCCGCCGAACAGAAGCTTAGCTTCAAGACCCTCGACGCCAACAAGGCGACAATCGACAATATCAGGCTTTGGGACTGGCTGCCCTTGTCGGATACCTACGCGCAGCTGCAGGAGATCCGCACCTATTACAAATTCCATCATCTTGACGTTGATCGCTACTGGCTCGATGGATCCTACCAAAGCGTAATGCTCTCGGCTCGCGAACTGCGGCCCTCCTTGCTGCCGCCGAATGCCCAGACATGGGTCAACCGCCACGTGCTGTTTACTCATGGCAATGGCGCGGTGATGAGCCCGGTCACGCGCAAAAGCACGGAGGGGCTACCGCTGCTCTATCTGCGGGATATCCCTCCGGTTGCGGATGGAGGCCCCAAAATCCACGAGCCGCGCATCTACTACGGCGAACGGAGCGACGACTACGTCATCGTCAAGGGGAGCACGCCGGAGTTCGACTATCCGAAGGGAAAAGACAATGTCTACGCTGCTTATGACGGTGCGGGCGGCGTTCCGATAGGAGCGATGGTGTGGAGAGGCCTGTTCGCTTACTACTTCAACGACCCGAACCTACTGCTCTCAAGCTACATCACGACCGACAGCCGGATCATGATCCGGCGCAATATCGGCGAAAGGGTACGAACGATCGCCCCGTTCCTCAGGCTCGATCACGATCCCTATCTGGTCATCAGCAATGGGCGGATGTTCTGGATGCAGGACGCCTACACGGTGAGTTCCTACTTCCCCTCCGCGCAGCCGGCGCAAGACCAAGATATCAACTACATTCGCAATTCAGTGAAGGTCACCATCGATGCCTATAACGGATCCGTCGACTTTTATCTGATGGACACCGCCGATCCGGTTGCCGCGACCTACCGGCGTATCTTTCCGGACTTGTTCAAGCCATTCTCGGCCATGCCGACGGATCTGCGGAGGCACATTCGCTATCCGGAGGACCTGTTCCTGATTCAGGCGCAGCTCTATCAGAGCTATCACATGGAAACCGCCGACGTTTTCTATAACCGCGAGGATCTCTGGCAGTTTCCGCGCCAGCCGGGCGGCGGCGGCGTTGCAACGATGGCCCCGTATTACATCATCATGCGGCTGCCCGGCGAGCCGCAGGCCGAGTTCTTCCTCATGCTTCCCATGGTGCCCAGCCGCCGCGACAATATGATCGCTTGGCTCGCCGCGCGTTGCGACGCGCCCGACTACGGCAAGCTGATTGTCTACGAGTTTCCCAAGGAGAAGCTCGTCTACGGGCCGTTCCAGATCGAAGCGCGGATCAATCAGAGCACCGAGATATCGCAACAGATCACGCTGTGGAATCAGATGGGCTCAAGGGTGATACGCGGTGCGAACCTGCTTGTGATCCCAATCGAGAACTCGATCCTCTATGTAACGCCGCTCTATTTGCGAGCGGAGCACGGACACCTGCCGGAGCTGAAACGCGTGATCGCAGCCTACGGTGAGCATGTGGTGATGAAGGAGACGCTCGACGAGGCCTTGTCAGCACTGTTCATCGAGCCTGGCGCGGTGCGACCGGTCTCGAGCACGAAGGAGGAAATGCCTGTCACACGCCCGTCGGCAAGTCAGGCACGGGAGGCGCTCGACCGCTACAATCAGGCCGTTGAACGATTGAAGTCCGGCGACTGGAAAGCCTTTGGCACGCAGTTCGACGCAATGCGCGAGCTCCTGGAGGAAATGAACCGTCACTCCGCCGACCACTAG
- a CDS encoding AlpA family phage regulatory protein, with the protein MIAAARPGAEPGDATDEKSEPQRMLAEAELLKLVPISRATLFRLMREGKFPRGTFISQNRRVWLASEVARWQREVNAYDPRRRRGKGRGRCLTPS; encoded by the coding sequence ATGATTGCAGCAGCGCGGCCAGGAGCCGAGCCCGGCGATGCGACCGACGAGAAATCCGAACCTCAGCGTATGTTGGCAGAGGCGGAGCTTTTGAAGCTCGTCCCGATTTCGCGAGCAACGCTTTTCAGGCTGATGCGGGAGGGCAAATTTCCTCGTGGCACTTTCATTTCGCAGAACCGGCGGGTGTGGCTTGCGAGCGAGGTTGCCCGCTGGCAGCGCGAGGTTAACGCATATGATCCGCGCCGTCGCAGAGGCAAGGGGCGCGGCCGCTGTCTTACTCCATCATGA
- a CDS encoding YbaK/EbsC family protein gives MSIAPTLQKYLAAENIQYEVIPHEPSMTSTRTAEVCHISGDRLAKGIVLRRDSEYMLAVLPASHHLRLSELRTELGDNVHMADETEIDRLFHDCAHGAVPAVGKCYGLNIIVDSSIQTQPDIYMEAGDHETLLHMGHAQFARLTANAPRGCFSVHD, from the coding sequence ATGTCCATTGCTCCCACGCTCCAGAAATACCTAGCCGCTGAAAACATCCAATACGAGGTGATCCCGCACGAACCCAGCATGACGTCCACTCGCACGGCTGAGGTATGCCACATCTCGGGCGATCGCCTCGCCAAGGGCATCGTGTTGCGGCGCGACAGCGAATACATGCTGGCCGTCTTGCCCGCATCGCATCACCTCCGCCTGTCGGAACTGAGAACAGAACTCGGTGACAATGTCCACATGGCCGATGAAACCGAGATCGATCGGCTATTCCACGACTGCGCACACGGCGCAGTTCCTGCCGTCGGCAAATGCTACGGGCTGAATATCATCGTCGACAGCAGCATCCAGACACAGCCGGATATCTATATGGAAGCTGGCGATCACGAGACGCTGCTCCATATGGGTCACGCGCAGTTTGCGCGCTTGACGGCCAACGCACCGCGCGGGTGCTTTAGCGTGCACGACTGA
- a CDS encoding CBS domain-containing protein codes for MKVKDAMHKGVDWVSPNTPITELAKLMRTHDIGCIPIGEDDKLVGMVTDRDIVCKGLANHNFDAGRATARDVMTEGIHCCREDDDLAKAMHHMEKLQVRRLPVINKSKRMVGIISLGDVGRSASGDLLTETVRSVSAHH; via the coding sequence ATGAAAGTCAAAGACGCGATGCACAAGGGTGTCGACTGGGTCAGCCCCAACACCCCTATCACCGAGCTCGCCAAATTGATGCGGACGCATGACATTGGCTGCATTCCGATTGGCGAGGACGACAAGCTGGTCGGGATGGTGACCGACCGCGATATCGTCTGCAAAGGGCTCGCGAACCACAACTTCGATGCCGGCCGCGCGACGGCGCGCGATGTGATGACTGAAGGCATCCATTGCTGCCGGGAGGACGATGACCTCGCAAAGGCGATGCATCATATGGAGAAGCTGCAGGTCCGCAGGCTGCCCGTGATCAACAAGAGCAAGCGGATGGTCGGCATCATCAGTCTGGGTGACGTCGGCCGTTCCGCGTCAGGTGATTTGCTGACCGAGACCGTCAGGAGTGTTTCGGCGCATCACTGA
- a CDS encoding DUF1330 domain-containing protein translates to MPKAYLIAEHVITEPAVFEEYRVKVGPMIEKYGGRYLTKGSAHQFPEGGHWEPERVVIIEFPDKQSLDAWYNSPEYQPLIKLRKESTSDLDMLITLEGV, encoded by the coding sequence ATGCCGAAGGCTTACTTGATCGCTGAGCACGTCATCACCGAGCCCGCCGTATTTGAGGAGTACCGGGTCAAGGTTGGGCCGATGATCGAAAAATACGGCGGGCGGTATCTGACCAAGGGCAGCGCGCATCAATTTCCCGAAGGGGGCCACTGGGAGCCGGAGCGCGTTGTCATCATCGAATTCCCCGATAAGCAATCGCTCGACGCGTGGTACAACTCGCCAGAGTATCAGCCGCTCATAAAATTACGCAAAGAGAGCACGAGTGATCTCGATATGCTGATCACGCTTGAGGGCGTGTAG
- a CDS encoding transglycosylase domain-containing protein, whose amino-acid sequence MDSILIKIFATALAFSQVTTRPDEVKTEFDAVRDRFEVAQLLSAGCAHMRKAFDIEDINLDDLIATAMDDKEALSSEIKALKGLNLADLHVAYRQFCKVEKVEGSPFDLGQVTAFYNSAVKDLPDAAQLKHLRLPGTSVVLDNKRERLAEIYAPNNRRVWVKLADIPEAVRNAFIAAEDKRFFQHTGIDERGLVRAFIGNFTQPGRPQGGSTITQQVAKNLLVGNDITYERKLREMIVASRMERALTKAEILELYLNSIYLGRGAWGIEMAARSYFGKPAKALSAVEGALLAGLAKGPNYFNPDHHPERARERLAYVLGRMQDDAMIDAAAAQAVLPQLVEYRPTRRDFGFHFVDHIAREAKVVAGLDTLTESSYTVHSTVNSALQRIVEATLQEGLARYELNTSRYKFEGPEANISNAVRLIAADPRATEPAWLVALKTTRLPLYDVHWESAVVLENTRGKRGHAINVGLTDGSILPLSTWSAAIQRGLKPYDVVYVQVREAKGKQAARADLRIRPTVQGAALVLGNETGRILAMAGGFSYPASQLNRVVQSLRQPGSTLKPLTYLAALRKGLQPNTLVMDEPITLAPIGATVYARHRDFWSPKNYDGSASGAITLRRALENSRNLATAQLLATGLDASAERGLDRVCELAMEAQLYKECTRYYPFVLGAQSVRLIDLAAFYAAIANEGARPQPHAIETIEQDGRPIYQHDPHAVSWIGLADRASFYQLKSMLQGVLARGTARVVKHLSPYVGGKTGTTDNSADAWFVGFTNDVTIAIWVGYDNGDGGRRSLGRGQTGGKVALPMFEPIVQAAWELHAPKTALNGPSREAMRQLVTLSIDPYTGDPAPAGSGRAFTEYLKRDPSGRIDDTQFRIVSRAESNAYRGGYDGDDGPFQPWSYDNRLYGDNRPPFPFPNWRLGPREYPSWRGYPDDEDRLPRPPLRVDPDYFWRRLN is encoded by the coding sequence ATGGACTCGATTCTCATCAAGATCTTCGCCACGGCGCTTGCCTTCAGCCAGGTCACTACCCGGCCGGATGAGGTCAAGACGGAGTTCGATGCGGTGCGCGACCGCTTCGAGGTGGCGCAGCTTTTGAGTGCCGGCTGCGCCCACATGCGCAAGGCTTTCGACATCGAGGACATCAACCTGGACGATCTGATTGCCACTGCCATGGATGATAAGGAGGCGCTGAGCAGCGAGATCAAGGCGCTCAAAGGACTGAATCTGGCCGACCTCCACGTGGCCTACAGGCAGTTCTGCAAAGTCGAAAAAGTGGAAGGATCGCCGTTCGATCTTGGTCAGGTCACCGCATTCTACAACAGCGCGGTGAAGGATCTGCCCGACGCCGCGCAGCTTAAGCACCTCAGGCTTCCTGGCACCAGCGTAGTCCTCGACAACAAGCGCGAGCGCCTTGCCGAGATTTACGCGCCGAACAATCGGCGCGTCTGGGTCAAGCTTGCGGATATCCCAGAAGCGGTGCGCAACGCATTCATCGCCGCCGAGGACAAGCGTTTCTTCCAACACACAGGCATTGACGAGCGCGGACTGGTCCGCGCCTTCATCGGCAACTTCACGCAGCCGGGCCGGCCGCAGGGCGGCTCGACCATTACGCAGCAGGTCGCCAAAAACCTGCTGGTGGGCAACGACATCACTTACGAAAGAAAACTGCGCGAAATGATCGTTGCCTCGCGGATGGAGCGCGCCCTGACCAAGGCGGAAATCCTCGAGCTCTATCTCAACTCGATTTATCTCGGTCGCGGGGCCTGGGGCATCGAGATGGCGGCGCGCAGCTATTTCGGTAAACCAGCCAAGGCGCTCTCCGCAGTCGAGGGCGCGCTACTCGCCGGGCTCGCCAAGGGACCGAACTACTTCAATCCCGACCACCACCCTGAGCGCGCGCGCGAGCGCCTTGCCTACGTGCTGGGCCGCATGCAGGACGACGCCATGATCGACGCCGCCGCGGCGCAAGCAGTATTGCCGCAGCTTGTCGAATACCGGCCGACGCGACGAGACTTCGGCTTTCACTTCGTCGATCACATCGCCCGCGAGGCAAAGGTGGTCGCGGGCCTCGATACTCTCACCGAATCCTCCTACACGGTGCACTCGACCGTCAACTCGGCCTTGCAGCGCATAGTCGAAGCAACATTGCAGGAGGGCCTCGCGCGGTACGAGCTGAACACCAGCCGTTACAAATTTGAGGGACCCGAGGCGAACATTTCCAATGCTGTCCGTCTGATTGCGGCAGACCCGAGGGCCACGGAACCGGCTTGGCTCGTTGCGTTGAAGACGACGCGGCTACCTCTCTATGACGTTCACTGGGAATCGGCGGTCGTCCTGGAGAATACGCGTGGCAAGCGCGGCCATGCGATCAACGTCGGTCTGACCGACGGAAGCATCCTGCCGCTGAGCACCTGGAGCGCCGCGATCCAGCGCGGTCTCAAGCCGTACGACGTGGTCTACGTGCAGGTGCGCGAAGCCAAGGGTAAGCAAGCGGCGCGTGCCGATCTGCGCATTCGACCGACCGTGCAGGGAGCGGCGCTCGTACTCGGGAACGAAACCGGCCGCATTCTCGCGATGGCGGGCGGTTTTTCGTATCCGGCAAGCCAGCTCAACCGCGTCGTCCAGAGCCTGCGGCAACCCGGCTCCACCTTGAAGCCGCTGACCTACCTCGCCGCCCTTCGGAAGGGATTGCAGCCCAACACGCTGGTGATGGACGAACCCATAACGCTGGCACCGATCGGGGCGACGGTCTACGCGCGCCACCGCGATTTCTGGTCGCCGAAGAACTACGACGGCAGCGCTTCGGGCGCCATTACACTGCGGCGCGCGCTGGAAAACTCCCGGAATCTCGCCACCGCGCAACTGCTCGCGACCGGTCTCGACGCCAGCGCCGAGCGAGGCCTCGACCGAGTCTGCGAGCTCGCGATGGAAGCGCAGCTCTACAAAGAATGCACGCGCTACTACCCGTTCGTGCTCGGTGCCCAATCTGTGCGGCTCATCGACCTTGCGGCGTTCTATGCAGCGATCGCCAACGAAGGAGCACGACCCCAGCCCCATGCGATCGAAACGATCGAACAGGACGGCCGCCCAATCTACCAGCACGATCCGCATGCGGTGTCCTGGATCGGCTTGGCCGACCGCGCATCGTTTTACCAGTTGAAATCAATGCTGCAGGGCGTGCTCGCGCGCGGAACCGCGCGCGTGGTGAAGCATCTTTCGCCCTATGTCGGCGGCAAGACTGGTACCACCGATAATTCGGCCGATGCCTGGTTCGTCGGTTTCACAAATGACGTCACCATCGCCATCTGGGTCGGCTACGACAACGGCGACGGCGGACGTCGCTCCCTTGGGCGCGGCCAGACCGGAGGGAAAGTGGCGCTGCCGATGTTCGAGCCGATCGTGCAGGCAGCGTGGGAACTGCACGCTCCCAAGACGGCGTTGAACGGCCCTTCGCGCGAAGCCATGCGTCAGCTCGTTACTCTGTCGATCGATCCTTATACCGGCGATCCTGCACCGGCCGGCTCCGGGCGCGCTTTCACCGAGTACCTCAAGAGGGATCCATCGGGCAGAATCGATGATACGCAATTTCGGATCGTCTCGCGTGCAGAAAGCAACGCCTATCGTGGCGGTTATGACGGAGACGACGGGCCATTCCAGCCGTGGTCCTACGATAACCGCCTTTACGGCGATAACCGGCCGCCCTTTCCATTCCCGAACTGGCGTCTTGGTCCGCGCGAATATCCCTCCTGGCGCGGATATCCCGATGACGAGGACCGCCTCCCGCGACCGCCGCTCCGAGTCGATCCCGATTATTTCTGGCGGCGGCTGAATTGA
- a CDS encoding HigA family addiction module antitoxin produces the protein MARKLPPIHPGEILREEFLVPLKLTPYAVAAALNVPRTRIERIAREEKPIRADTALRLGKFFKTGTAFWMNIQTRFDLETAEDVLAPQIKRIASYEAV, from the coding sequence ATGGCAAGGAAACTCCCGCCGATTCATCCCGGCGAAATCCTGCGTGAAGAATTTCTCGTTCCGCTCAAGCTGACGCCCTATGCGGTCGCGGCCGCTCTCAACGTGCCGCGCACCCGGATCGAGCGCATTGCGCGCGAAGAAAAGCCAATCAGGGCCGACACTGCGCTGCGGCTCGGCAAGTTCTTCAAGACCGGCACAGCGTTCTGGATGAACATCCAGACGCGCTTCGACCTCGAAACGGCCGAAGACGTGCTCGCACCACAGATCAAGAGGATCGCGTCTTACGAGGCGGTATGA